DNA sequence from the Amycolatopsis sp. Hca4 genome:
CGTGCCGCCCGTCGGCGCGCCCGGGGCCGTCGAACCACCCACGTCCGGCTCCGTCGTCCGCGAAGTGATCGTGCCCGGCCAACCCGCGGCGATCGGCGCCCCACCGGATCAGGCTCGCCGGTCCGTCCTGGCGCCGGCGAAGGCCGCCCAGCGAGCGCGCCCCTGTGCCGCGCGCGTCGTCGTCAAGCCGCACCGGAGCGCAGCGAGCCACGACGGCACCCACCGTCCCGGGAACTCCCCGGCGCACCCAAGCTCGCCCGTGCCCTCCTCCGAGGCCACCGCCGCCGGCGCCGGGATCCCGCTCGGCTTCCTGACCGGCGGCCCGGCCCCGCACCGCTTCCGCGCGTCCCCCGGGGCGCACGGCGATTTCGTGCCGCTGTGGCGGCCGTGCAAACCGGGCACCGGGCCCGGCTAGCCGCTTCCCGATCTTCCGTCCGTCGTGTGCTCCGCGGCGCGATCCGCGCTGCCCGCGACCGCCGAATCCGACCGAAAAACCCCAGCGTGGAAGAGGGACGAAATGGAAGCGAGCGTGTTCGACCTCGGGAAGGTGCGAAGAGACGCGGTGGTCACTGTCCGCCTGGACGCGATGGCCAACGTGCGGCTGCTGACCGCGGTCAACTTCCAGGCTTACCGGCGCCGGCAGTACTACCGGATGCACGGCGGAGTGGCCACCGCACCGATGTTCAAGATCCACATCCCGGCCAACGCCCACTGGTTCCTGGTCATCGACGTCGAGGGCCTCGAAGCCCGGCCCCTGCGTCCGCGGGTGAGCGTCGAACCGGAAGCGGCCGTCGCGGCGCGGGGCCGCAGCGGCTCGCGGTGACCCTCCTCCGGCGGCCCCGCGACCGGGGCCGCCGGACCTTCGGCGCATCGGCGGCCGGATGCGGGGTACCCGGACCGGATGCAGACGTTCCTGCCGTGCGCCGGCTTCACCGCCAGCGCCCGCACGCTCGACCGCCGCCGCCTGGGAAAGCAGCGCGTGGAGGCGCTCCAGGTCCTCCGCGCGCTGGTGATCCCCGGCTACGGCTGGCGCCACCACCCGGCGGCGAAGATGTGGACGGGCTACGAGGAAGCGCTGACCCGCTACGGCCTCGAGGTCTGCGCGGTGTGGTGCGAACTGGGCGCGGCGGACACGTGCGCGGCGAAACTGGGGGAGGAGTTCACCCGATCGGTGAGCAGCACGGGGATCCGCAGCCAGCAGGAGCTGACGGAGGCGGGTGACGTGCCACCGTGGCTGGGCGACGAAGCGCTCCACCGCAGCCACCAGTCGGCGTTGGTGCGGAAGGACCCGGAGCACTACGGGACGCGGTTCCCGGGGGTACCGCCGGACCTGCCGTACGTGTGGCCGCTGTCGGACCGGCCGAGCCGCACGGCCTGATCGGGCGCACGCGCCTGCCCGCACGGGCTTGGCCGCTCAGGGACGCACCCGCGGTGGGCCGCTGCGCCTCGCCGGCCTGAGCCGCGGAGGCTTGCGCGGCTGCTCTGCCTGCTCGCTCGTGGGTGCGGCGGCTGGGCCGCGCGGGCTTGGCCGGTCGGGGTGGCGCCCGCGTTTGGCGCTTTGCCGGGTTTGGGCTGTGGGGGCGTGCGCTGCCTGCTCGTTCGGTTGCCGCGCTCGTGGGTGCGGCGGTTGAGCCGCGCAGGCTTGGCCGGTTGGGGAGGCGCCCGCGCCGTTGGCGCCTTGCCGGGCTTGGGTCGCGAGGGCTGCTCGCTCGGTTGCCGCGCTCGGTGGGGCGGGCGGCTGGGCCCGCGTAGGGCTCCGCCGGTTTCGAGCGACCGTGTGGCGCGCCCGCGCGGTGGGCTCTGCGCCCGACCGAGATCGCCCGGACCGAGCCGCATTCCCCGGCGCGGCCGCCGTGCCTGGCCGGGTCGCCTCCGCCGGGTCCGAAATGCGCACCGGACCTGCGGTTCCACTGGTCCGCACCCCACTCCGCCCCCCGACCTTCGGCGTATTTACAACGTTGTACCAACGATGTAAATCTGTTTCCCGCCCGGCTCGTACGCCGTTGGAAGGGGCCACCGATGTCCTCCAGAACCAGAACCAGAACCCGAATCCCCGGCCAAGACCACCTCACCCGCCGCGAACTCCTCCGGCTCGCCGGTGGCACCGCCGCCGCCGTCGCGGTCGCGCTCTGGCTGCCCCAGACCGCCACCGCCGCTCCCACCGCCGCCGCCGGGAGCTTCACCCCCATCCGGCCGCCCGCCACCCCCTTGATCGTCCGCTCGCCCTACCTCTCCACCTGGCAGCCCGCCGACAACCTCGCCGGCACCTGGTCCAGCTTCTGGACCGGCCACATCACCGCCCTGTGCGGGCTCGCCCGCATCGACGGCACCCCCTACCTCTTCGCGGGCGCGCCCGGCAGCCCCGCCGCGACCCCGATGTCGCAGCTCAGCCTGCAGGTCACCGGCACGCGCTCGACCTACGTCCTCACCGGCGGCGGGGTGAACCTCACCGTCACCTTCTTCTCGCCGGTCGACCCGGCGAACCTGCAGCGCCAATGCGTCCCGTTCGGGTACGTCACCATCCAGGCCGCCAGCGCCGACGGCCGGGCACACACCGTCGACCTGCACTTCGACACCTCCGCCGAGTGGGTGCACGGGAACACCGCCACCCCCGTCACCTGGACTCAGCAGCAGACCGGCGGCTACACGCTGCTCAGCTGCACCCCGGCCAGTCCCGGCGTGCTGCAGGAAAACGGCGACCAGGCCGGCTGGGGCTCGCTCGTGCTGGCCGCGCCCACCTCCGGCGTCACCTGGCAGATCGGGCAGGACACCGTCGTGCGCGGGGCCTCGGCGAGCCAGGGCACCCTGAACAACACCAGCGACACCGCCCAGCCGCGCGCGATCAGCGACCGGTGGCCGGTGCTGGCCTTCAACAAGAACCTCGGCACCGTCCCGGCCGGTGGCACGTCGGCCCCGTTCACGGTCTCGGTCGGGCACGTCCGCACGCCCGCCGTCCGCTACCTCGGCACCGAACTGCGTCCCTGGTGGACGCACTACTGGGGAAGCTGGCAGGACATGGCGGTGTGGTTCGCCAACGACTACACCGCCGCACTGAGCGCCGCCACCGCGATCGACCAGCGGCTGCACGACGAAGCCGTCGCCGCGGCCGGTGGCGGGAGCACCGGCGAGCACTACGCCGGGATCTGCGCGCTCGCCCTCCGCCAGGCCTTCGGCGGCACCGAGCTGGTCGACCGGAACGGGGCGCCGTGGGCGTTCCTCAAGGAGATCTCCTCCAACGGCAACATGTCCACAGTGGACGTCATCTACCCCGCGTTCCCCGGCTACCTGCACCTTTCGCCCGCGTACCTGCGGCTGCTGCTGGAGCCGCTGCTCGACTACGCTGAGCGCGGCGGCTGGCCGATGGCCTTCGCCGAGCACGACCTCGGCACCCACTACCCGGACGCCACCGGGCACAACGACGGCAACGAAGAAAGCATGCCGGTCGAGGAGTCGGCCAACCTGCTGATCATGGCGGCCGCGCTGGTGCAGCGGCTCCCCGCGGCGGAGGCGACCGCCTTCGCGAACACCCACTACCGGATCCTGCGGCAGTGGGCCGAATACCTGGTCGCCAACACCCTCGACCCCGGTTTCCAGAACCAGACCGACGACTTCACCGGCTTCATCGCCCACAGCGCGAACCTCGCGCTGAAGGGGATCATCGGCGTCGGCGCGATGGGCGTCATCGCCACCGCCGTCGGCAACGCCGCCGACGCCCAGCGGTACCGCTCGACGTCCCGCGCCTACGTCAGCCAGTGGGTGACGCTCGCCGAGGACGGCAGCCACCTGCGCCTCGCCTACGACCAGCCGGGCACCTGGAGCCTGAAGTACAACGGCTTCGCCGACCGCGTGCTCGGCCTCGACCTGGTCCCGCTCGGCGTCGCCGCCCAGGAGGCCGCCTGGTACCAGGGCCGGGCCGGCGCCCACGGCGTCCTGCTCGACCCGCGCAACAACTACACGAAAGCCGACTGGGAACTGTGGACCGCGGCCTGGCTCGCCGACCGGCCGGACATCCGCACCACCCTGGTCGAAGGCGTCTACAGCTACGCGAACACCACACCGCAGCGGGTGCCGTTCAGCGACTGGTACGTCGTCGCCGACGCCACCCAGCGTGGCTTCCAGGCCCGTCCGGTGGCCGGTGGCTACCTGGCGCTGCTGACCGGCCCGGCCGCCTCGACGACCGCGTGGCGGAAGCTGCAGAACCAGCGCTCGGGCAAGGTCCTCGCCGTCTCGGAGATGGCGCTGGCCGACTCCGCCGAGGTGACGCAGTGGTCGGACAACGGCACCGCCGACCACCTCTGGGCCGTGGTGGACAACGGCGACGGCACGGTCCGGATCGTCAACCGCAACAGCGGCAAGGTCCTCGCCGTGCACGACCAGAGCCTCGACAACGGCGCCCACGTCCAGCAGTACCGCGACAACGGCACCCCCGACCACAACTGGCGGATCGTCGACGCCGGCGGTGGCTGGTCGAAGCTGGTCAACGTGCGCAGCGGCAAGGTGATGGCGGTCGACCAGCAGTCCACCGCGGACGGAGCCCAGGTGACCCAGTGGGACGACAACGGCACCCCGGACCACCTGTGGCGGTTCGTCTGACACCGGTTTGCGACACTGGCGCCCGTGTGCGCCGACTTCACCCGGATCCGCCGGTTCCTCGCCGAGCGCGAGCCGCCGACGCCGTGCCTGGTCGTCGACACCGACGTGGTCGCGGCCCGGGCGGCCGGGTTCGGTGCGGCGTTCCCCGGCGCGCTGATCCGGTACGCGGTCAAGGCCAACCCGGCGCCACCGGTGCTCGACGCGCTGGTGGCGGCCGGGATCGGCTTCGACGTCGCCGGGCCTGCCGAGCTCGCACTGTGCCTCGGCCGCGGCGCCGACCCGGCCGAGATCGCCTACGGCAACCCGATCAAGAAGCCGCGGGACATCGCCTTCGCCTTCGAGCGCGGGGTCCGGGAGTTCACGTCGGACGCTCCCGCCGACGTCGACCACCTGGCCCGGTACGCGCCGGGCTCGGCGGTGTCGATCCGCGTCCTGCTCGACGCGCCGGACTCGGCGACGCCGTTCGGCCGGAAGTTCGGCTGCGCCCCGGCCGAAGCCCTCGACCTGGTGCTGCGCGCGGCCGCACACGGGCTGCGGCCCGGTATCGCCTTCCACGTCGGCTCGCAGCAGCCGGACGTCACCGCCTGGGAGATCGGCATCGCGACGGCGGCGAAGCTGTTCGGCGAAGCCGCGGCGCACGGGGTCGGGATGACCCGGCTCAACCTCGGTGGCGGCTTCCCGACCACGCACCGCACGGCCGTCCCGTCACTGGCCGCGTACGCGTCGGCCATCGCGGCGGCCCTCGACACGTCCTTCCCGTCCGGGCGGCCGGAGCTGCTGCTCGAGCCCGGCCGGGTGCTCGTCGCGGACGCCGGCCTGCTGCGGACCGAGGTCGTGCTGGTCGCGCAGCGGGACGACCGGCGCTGGGTGTACCTCGACATCGGCCGCTACAATGGCCTCGCCGAGGCCGAGAACGAGGCCATCGCCTACCGGTTCGAACCCGTGGACACCCGCGGCGGTCCGGACGGCCCGGTGGTGCTGGCCGGCCCGACCTGCGACGGCGACGACGTGCTCTACCAGCGGACGCCGTACCGGCTGCCGCTGGCGCTGCGCAGCGGCGACCGGCTGGACGTGCCGGGCACCGGGGCCTACACCGCCAGCTACGCGTCCGTGGGGTTCAACGGGATCGAGCCGCTGCGCACCCACTGCCTCGGGAGGTGGGGCGATGCCTGACGTCGGCCGGTTCACCGGACGGCACGTGCTCGCCGAGCTGCACGGCGTCGACCCGGTCCTGCTCGACGACCCGGTGCGGCTCGGGGAGCTGCTGCGGGCCGCGGTGACCGAGGCGGGCGCGACCGTCCTCGACGTCGTGGCCCAGCGGTTCGCGCCCCAGGGCGCCACGGTCATCGCGCTGCTGGCCGAGTCGCACGCGTCCGTGCACACCTACCCGGAGCACGGGTCGCTCTTCGCCGACGTGTTCACCTGCGGGGAACGCGCCGATCCCGAGCACGCCCTGCGGCTGCTGGCCAAGTCGCTGCACGCCGCGCCCGTCCACCTGTCGGTCCTCCACCGGGGAGAACGCTGATGCCGCTGATCCACGAACCGGTCGGCGACGGCCTCACCCGCGTCTGGGAGGTCGGTGCCGTGCTCTGCCACGAGCGCACGCCGTACCAGGAGCTGCTGATCGGGACGACGCGCAGGGCGTTTCGCTGTTCTGCGACGGCGAACGCCAGAGCACCGAGGCGAGCCAGCTGGTGTACCACGAAGCCCTGATGGTGCCCGCGCTCCTGCTGGCCGAGCGGGTGCGGCGGGTGCTCGTCGTCGGGTCCAGCGAAGGGGTGGCGAGCCGGCTCGCCGTCGCCGCGGGTGCCGAACTGGTCGACCACGTGGACATCGACGCCGACGCCGTGCGGGCCTGCGCCGAGCACCTGCCCTACGGCTACACCCCGGCGGAGCTGGCGCGGGCCGAGCGCGGCGAGGGGCCGATCCGGGTGTCCTATGCGGACGGCTGGGCCTTCCTCGCCGCGGCCGAGGCGCGGGGCGAGCGCTACGACGTGGTCGTGATCGACCTG
Encoded proteins:
- a CDS encoding DUF1883 domain-containing protein, translated to MEASVFDLGKVRRDAVVTVRLDAMANVRLLTAVNFQAYRRRQYYRMHGGVATAPMFKIHIPANAHWFLVIDVEGLEARPLRPRVSVEPEAAVAARGRSGSR
- a CDS encoding type III PLP-dependent enzyme; protein product: MCADFTRIRRFLAEREPPTPCLVVDTDVVAARAAGFGAAFPGALIRYAVKANPAPPVLDALVAAGIGFDVAGPAELALCLGRGADPAEIAYGNPIKKPRDIAFAFERGVREFTSDAPADVDHLARYAPGSAVSIRVLLDAPDSATPFGRKFGCAPAEALDLVLRAAAHGLRPGIAFHVGSQQPDVTAWEIGIATAAKLFGEAAAHGVGMTRLNLGGGFPTTHRTAVPSLAAYASAIAAALDTSFPSGRPELLLEPGRVLVADAGLLRTEVVLVAQRDDRRWVYLDIGRYNGLAEAENEAIAYRFEPVDTRGGPDGPVVLAGPTCDGDDVLYQRTPYRLPLALRSGDRLDVPGTGAYTASYASVGFNGIEPLRTHCLGRWGDA
- a CDS encoding DUF5127 domain-containing protein, with amino-acid sequence MSSRTRTRTRIPGQDHLTRRELLRLAGGTAAAVAVALWLPQTATAAPTAAAGSFTPIRPPATPLIVRSPYLSTWQPADNLAGTWSSFWTGHITALCGLARIDGTPYLFAGAPGSPAATPMSQLSLQVTGTRSTYVLTGGGVNLTVTFFSPVDPANLQRQCVPFGYVTIQAASADGRAHTVDLHFDTSAEWVHGNTATPVTWTQQQTGGYTLLSCTPASPGVLQENGDQAGWGSLVLAAPTSGVTWQIGQDTVVRGASASQGTLNNTSDTAQPRAISDRWPVLAFNKNLGTVPAGGTSAPFTVSVGHVRTPAVRYLGTELRPWWTHYWGSWQDMAVWFANDYTAALSAATAIDQRLHDEAVAAAGGGSTGEHYAGICALALRQAFGGTELVDRNGAPWAFLKEISSNGNMSTVDVIYPAFPGYLHLSPAYLRLLLEPLLDYAERGGWPMAFAEHDLGTHYPDATGHNDGNEESMPVEESANLLIMAAALVQRLPAAEATAFANTHYRILRQWAEYLVANTLDPGFQNQTDDFTGFIAHSANLALKGIIGVGAMGVIATAVGNAADAQRYRSTSRAYVSQWVTLAEDGSHLRLAYDQPGTWSLKYNGFADRVLGLDLVPLGVAAQEAAWYQGRAGAHGVLLDPRNNYTKADWELWTAAWLADRPDIRTTLVEGVYSYANTTPQRVPFSDWYVVADATQRGFQARPVAGGYLALLTGPAASTTAWRKLQNQRSGKVLAVSEMALADSAEVTQWSDNGTADHLWAVVDNGDGTVRIVNRNSGKVLAVHDQSLDNGAHVQQYRDNGTPDHNWRIVDAGGGWSKLVNVRSGKVMAVDQQSTADGAQVTQWDDNGTPDHLWRFV
- a CDS encoding MSMEG_6728 family protein codes for the protein MQTFLPCAGFTASARTLDRRRLGKQRVEALQVLRALVIPGYGWRHHPAAKMWTGYEEALTRYGLEVCAVWCELGAADTCAAKLGEEFTRSVSSTGIRSQQELTEAGDVPPWLGDEALHRSHQSALVRKDPEHYGTRFPGVPPDLPYVWPLSDRPSRTA
- the speD gene encoding adenosylmethionine decarboxylase, which codes for MPDVGRFTGRHVLAELHGVDPVLLDDPVRLGELLRAAVTEAGATVLDVVAQRFAPQGATVIALLAESHASVHTYPEHGSLFADVFTCGERADPEHALRLLAKSLHAAPVHLSVLHRGER